A DNA window from Deinococcus sonorensis KR-87 contains the following coding sequences:
- a CDS encoding (Fe-S)-binding protein, which translates to MTIDLFLTCLNDALFPRTGLAMVSLLERLGHTVRFNEAQTCCGQMHFNTGYQPEALTLVRKFVHDFRDAEVIVAPSGSCVAFVRDLYPKAAEWAGDEQLLDEVRRLGERTFELSEFLVNVLGVEDVGAAYPHRVTYHPTCHAARLLRVGDAPLRLLRRVRGLQLVELPAAEQCCGFGGTFSVKNPETSTAMLADKVQHVMDTGAEVCTAGDNSCLMHIGGGLSRLQSGTGVVHLAEILASTGAAS; encoded by the coding sequence ATGACCATCGACCTGTTTCTTACCTGCCTGAATGACGCCCTGTTTCCCCGGACCGGTCTGGCGATGGTGTCGCTGCTGGAGCGGCTGGGCCACACGGTTCGCTTCAACGAGGCCCAGACCTGCTGCGGCCAGATGCACTTCAACACCGGCTACCAGCCGGAGGCGCTGACCCTGGTCCGCAAGTTTGTGCACGACTTCCGGGACGCCGAGGTGATCGTGGCGCCCAGCGGATCGTGTGTGGCCTTCGTGCGCGACCTGTACCCGAAGGCCGCCGAGTGGGCCGGAGACGAGCAGCTGCTGGACGAGGTGCGCCGGCTGGGCGAGCGCACCTTTGAGCTCTCGGAATTTCTGGTGAACGTGCTGGGCGTGGAGGACGTGGGGGCAGCCTACCCGCACCGCGTCACCTACCATCCCACCTGTCACGCGGCCCGGCTGCTGCGGGTCGGCGACGCGCCGCTGCGGCTGCTGCGCCGGGTGCGCGGCCTGCAGCTGGTGGAGTTGCCGGCCGCGGAGCAGTGCTGCGGCTTTGGCGGTACCTTCAGCGTCAAGAACCCGGAAACCAGCACCGCCATGCTGGCCGACAAGGTGCAGCACGTGATGGACACCGGCGCGGAAGTCTGCACCGCCGGGGACAACAGCTGCCTGATGCACATCGGCGGCGGGCTGAGCCGCCTGCAGAGCGGGACCGGCGTGGTGCATCTGGCCGAGATCCTGGCCAGCACCGGGGCCGCGTCGTGA